GCGCTGACCGAGACCCGCAGCGCGCTCAGCAACCGCTTCGGCGGCGATGTGGACCAGTGGCTGCTGCCGGTCGCCAGGCAGATTTTCCGCGGCTATAACTTCTACGGCATTCCCCAGACCACGCCCGAACACGCCAAGGCCGCTTATATCAACCTCAACCGCGGTTCGGAAAATAATGTGGTGGTGATGACCGACAAGGGCATCACGTCAAAGGATGTGGTGGCCCCGGGGCAATCGGGCTTCATCGCCCCTGACGGTACCGAGGACAGGCACTTCAACGACCAGATGAAGCTTTATGAAAACTTCCGCTACAAGCCGCTGCCCTTTACCGAGAAGGACGTGAAAAAAGCGGCCAAGAGCACGGTGGTGCTGGAGTATTAGGGCTTAGAGGAACCGTGCAATCACATCCCGGTAATTGCGGCTGACCTGCAGCTCGGCGCCGCCGTCGAGCACGATCTCATATTTCCCGCCGGAGGTCGGGCGCAGTTCCTTGACCTTGTTGAGATTGATGATGGTGGAGCGATGGACCCGCTGGAATATCTCAGGGTTGAGCCTCTTGACCATATTCTTCATGGTTTCGCGCAGGATATGGGTCTTGCCCTCCGCATGCAGGCACATATAGTCGCCGGCGGCGTCGATCCAGTCGATGGTGCTGACATCCACCCGGGTGATCTGGCCCCGGTCCTTGATGCTGAGGTGGCTTTCAAAGGGGGAGGAGGCGCTGAGCTCGGTATTGTTGATGATTTCGCTGAGCTCTTCCGGCGGCTCGTCCATAGAGCGCATCAGGTCCACCAGGCGCGCATTCTGCTCGATGGCGAGCCGTTCCTGCAGTTGTTCGCGCACCCGCTGGATACTTTGCGCGAGCCGGTCTTCCTCCACCGGTTTCAGCAAATAATCGAGCGCGTGGGATTCAAAGGCCTGGATGGCGTAATTGTCATAGGCGGTGACAAACACAATCAGCGGCAGTTCCTCGCGGATCAGGCTTTTGACCACGGCGAAACCGTCAAAGCCCGGCATCTGGATGTCGAGGAACACCAGGTCCGGTTTTTCGGTTTTAATGGCCTTGATGGCCTCGCGGCCGTTGGCGCAGGTGCCGATGATTTCTATATCGTCGAATTCCTCGAGACGGATCTGCAACCCGCGCAGGGCCAGGGGTTCGTCGTCTACCAGCAGGGTTCTTATCTTTTTTGTCATTCTGCAACCTCAGGCAATTTTTCCTCTTTGACTTCGTAGGGAATTTTTATGGTTATTTTCAGCCCCTTGGGCGAATTGGAGCCGATGGTCAGTTCATGGTCATCGGGATAAAGCTGTTCCAGCCGGTTACGGGTATTGGCAATGCCGACGCCGCTGGAGGTCATGGGAATTTCCTTGTGCACGGCGAGGCCCGGGCCGTTGTCGGACAGCACGATGACCAGCTTGTCATCCTCGACCGTGGCGCGGAGCGTGATCCTGCCGCCGTCTTCCAGCGGCGCGATGGCGTATTTGATGGCGTTCTCGACCAGCGGCTGCAACAGCAGGCTCGGGATCATGGCGAGCTTGGCCTGTTCAGAGACCTCGAAATCCAGCTCGAGCCGGTCCTGGAAGCGCACTTTCTCGATATCGAGATAGAGCCACAGGGCATAGAGCTCCTCGTCCACCGTCATTTTCTGCATGGGCTGGCTGACCAGGCTGAACCGCAAAAAGGCACTGAGCTTGGACAGCATATTGTTGGCTTCCTTGGTCTGTTTGTCCAGCACCAGCGTGGAGATGGCGTTGAGGGTGTTGAACAGGAAATGCGGGTTCAGCTGATAGCGCAGCATCTTGAGCTGAGCCTGATGGGCCTGAGCCATGGCCTGCAGGTATTTTTCCCGCTGTTCCTGCAGTTCGATCTGGTTGTTGATGATAAAATAAAGCCCGGTCCAGGTCAGCAGCACGAATACGTCATAGAGCGCGTTGGACAGGAATTCCCAGCCGCGCGGGTTCCAGTCCGGCTCGTAAGTCTGCACGTAAGTCCAGACCTCGACCGTGGAAAAGATCAGTGAACCAATCACCACGGCGGTGGTCACCGACAGCAGCATGGTCACCGGCGGCGGCGAGACCTGCCGCAGTTTCTGGTAAATATAGCGCAGCCCCAGGGTGATGATAAAACCGCCGAGGGTGCCGAACAGGGTGGCATAGAAATATTCCGGATCCCGGCCGTGGGCGTAGCCGTTCAGGGTGCGGATGGCGCAGAAAGCAATCCAGCCGGTGACCTGCAACAGCCAGAAAATGCTTTCCTTATACTGGATGATATTCCTGAGTTTAGTCTTCAAACGATCTCAAGTCCCTGTTCAACGTTACTTCAGGACAGGTCGCTGCCGGAGACCACCTCCACATCCTGTCCTGCCCTCAGGGTTTCACCGCCACGGATGATGACCCTGTCACCGGCCTTCAGGTTACCCTGCACCTCGATCAGATTGTCTTCAACGGCGCCGGTATTGACGGCGACATTTTCCGACTTGCCCTCATCATTGACCCGGAACACATAATTGCGGCCGGCGCGGACGATCAGGGCATCCCTCGGGATGGCCGTGACCGTGCGGGGCAGATCCTTCGGCAGGTTAACCCTGACGGCAGACCCTATTATCCACAAGTTTTCAGGGATTTCCAGACGGATTTCCACCATGCGGCTGACATTGTCGCCAACCGGGATGATGGCGCGGATCGGGGTGGCGATGCGCTCGGTCCCGTTTGTCACGGTGATATTCATGCCGGCTTTCAGTCCTTTCACCAGGGCGAGGGGAGCCTGGGCGGTGATTTCCGTCTCCTTGGTGTCGACCAGGCGCACCACTTCGCTGCCGGCGGAGACATATTCACCGACCGAGATAAAGCGTTCGACCACCCAGCCCGGGACCGGGGCCCGGATCACGCTTTTGTCCAGCAGGTATTTGGTCCGGTCCCGTTCCGCCTTGGCCTGTTCCAGCTGTTGCTTGAGCACGTCGAGGGCGGAGACGGCTTCGTCATAGCGGGCTTCGGATATATTGTCCCTTTTCAGCAGGGTTGCGAGGCGGGCGACTTCCTTCTGCCGGAAGGTGATCTGGGCTTCGGCGCTTTTGATATCCGCTTCCCGGTTGGTGAGGTCAAGGGTCAGCAGCCGGGTGTTCAGGCGGGCGACGGGATCACCCTGTTTGACCTGGGTGCCCACTTCCGCGACCCAGTCCACCGTGGCGGAGGTTTCTGCCGCCAGGCGGGAATCATGCATGCTGATGACGCTGCCCGGCACCGTCAGGGTCGGCGCCATTTCGGTGCTGACCACTTTCTCCACGACCACCCGCGGTTTCGGCATGTCCTGGGCCTGTGCGCCCATTGGCGCGGCGACGGGCAGGGCCAGCAGCAACAGCAGGCCGGCTTTTCCGCTCGCACGGGTAAATTTATTTATTCCATTATGGAGAACCGCAGAAAGGGTCATTCTCCCACTCCTATCATTTTATCGTCTTCTTGTGCGTAAGTCCGGTTGCTGACCACAATCTTCGGGCGCAGGTTGCTACGGCCCAGCTGCAGCAGGCTCGGCATCAGCAACAGGGTAAAGATGGTGCTGACCGTCATGCCGCCGACAATGCTGGCGGCGAGGCCGCGGTAAATGGCGCTGCCTTCACCCGGGAACATCAGCAGCGGCAGCATGCCGACAATGCTGGTCAGGGTGCTCATCAGGATCGGCCGCATGCGCAGTTCAAGGGCGGTTTGCACGGCTTCGGAACGCTCTGAGCCTTCACTTTCCGCCTTGCGGGTCTGTACCACCAGCAGGATGGCGTTATTGACCACCAGGCCGAGCAGGATGATGAAACCGATCATGGTCAGCAGGTCCAGCGGCTGGAAGGTTATCAGGTTCAGCAGCCGGATGGCAGCCACGCCGCCAACGGTGGCCAGCGGGATGGAGATCACCACCAGCGCCGCGTCTTTCGGTGACTTGAACAGGGCGGCCAGGATCAGGAACAGCAGGCCGAAAGCGAGCAGGAAGTTGGTGCCGAGGCTGTTGACGGCCTGTTTGAGCTGGTTGGCGCTACCACCGTAAATGATGCTGCCTTCCTCACCCAGGGCTTCCCGGGCGGCGGGCTCGACTTTTTCCCTGATGATTTCCAGCGCTTCCTGCAGCGCCATGCCTTTGGGCGGCACCACGTCGATGCTCATGGTCCGGCGGCCGTTGGTGCGTTTGATAAACTGCGGGCCGACAGTGGCCTCCACATTGGCCAGTTCGCCAAGCTGCATGATGCCGCCGCTAGTGGTGGCCAGCGGAATGGCGGCAATATCTTCGCCATTTTCGCCGGGCGCGGTTTTCAGGATGATGTTCATCCGTTTGTCGCCGTCGAAATATTCACCAACATAGAGGCCGCTGCCGAGGGTCTGGACCACCCGGGCTACTTCATTTCGGCTCCAGCCGGCTTCCTGGATGCGGCGGTCGTTAGGGGTGATAATCAGCTGCGGCTGGGTCTGTTCGCCGGATTGCTGGGCCCGGACCATGGCCTCGGGCATGACCTCGCGGATCAACTCCGTGACCCTGGCGGACGCTTTCGCGAGAACCTCTTCATCCGAAGACTGGACATTAATTTCGATGCTGCCGTTGCCGCCAAAGCCGCCGAACAGGTTACCCTGGCCGCCAAAGGCCTGGACATCGGGCAGGCCGGCGGTGATTTCCTCTTTGACGACTTTTTCCAGTTCCTTAACCATGCCTTGGTCCTTGGCGCGGATGCCGATGGTGCCGCCCTGTCCGCCGTTCCAGGTCAGGATGTAATAGTTCTTGAGGGCCGGCTGTTTTTCGCCTTTCATATAGGGATCAAGCCGTTCGACAATGGTGGCGGTGATTTCGTTGCGCAACACGTCGGACGATGTGCCGGGAGGAATCTGCAGGAACATGTCCACGGCGTCGCGTTTCACCGGCGGCAGATAGTCCATTTTCGGGAACATCAGCCAGCTGCTGAGGAGCGACAGGCCGATCAGGCCGAAAATCCAGCCATAGCGTTTTCTCGGCGTATTGGTGACTTTCATGATGCCGGCGGAAATGCGCTTCCAGGTGGCCTTGTTGCGGTCTTCCGGCATCTTGCCGTGCATGAAGTGCTTGTTGGCGACGGGCAGAATCGTCACCGCCACCACCAGCGAGAAGCTGACGGCAATGGCAATGGTCAGGGCCAGGTCGGCAAACAGCTGTCCTTCAACATCCTCGAGGAACAGCACCGGGATAAAGATCGCCACGGTTGTCGCCGTGGAAGCCAGCAGCGCGCCCCAGACCTGCTGGGCGCCTACCTGGCAGGCGTCGGTATCCTTGAGGCCCTTTTCCCGGAGACGGCAGATGTTTTCCATCACCACGATGGCGGCGTCAAGCACCATACCGGTGGCGAAGGCAAGACCGGCCAGGGAAATCACATTGAGGCTGCGGCCGGTCAGTTGCAGGACGATGAAAGTGGCGAGCAGGCAGACCGGGATCGTGGTGGCGATAATGAAGGTGGCCCGGGTCTGGCGCAGGAACCACCACAGGATGCCGACGGCAAAAGCCACACCGATCAGAAGGTTGGAGCTGAGCAGTCCGATCGCCCGTTTGATGAAAACGGAAGGATCGAAGGACTTCTGCATGGTCAGGCCCTTTTCCTTCAGGATGGTTTCATTCAGTTCGTCCGCCAGAGCATTGACCCGCTCGATGGTGGCCAGGGTATTGGCACCCGGCTCCTTGAAAATATTCAGCGACAGGGCCGGGTTGCCGTTCTGGATGCCCACGTCGGTCAGTGTGCCGCGCTGGACCTTGATGTCGGCGATATCGCCCAGGCGGATCGGGGTGCCGTCGCGCCAGTCCAGGATCATGTTGCTGAGATATTCCGGTGTATAGCGGCCCTGGAACCTCAGGGTATAGCGCTTGCGGCCTTCCTCGATGGTGCCGCCGGACACATCACGGGACTGGCCGGCAAGCTGGGCCACGCGGGGGATCTGGATATTCAGCTGCGCCGCCTTGAAGGGGTCGAAAATGATCTGGACCTCTTCCTCTGGCATATTGGTTTCATTGTCGACCCTGGCCACGCCTTCCAGCGATTCAATCCGCGGGATAATAGTGTCGTTGACATACTGCATATAGTCCTCGACATCATTCGAGTTACCCGGCAGTTTCTGGATGAAATAATAAATCAGCCGGTCGCTGTCCTGACCGCCGCCCATGTTCAGGACGGGCTGGTCCGCATCGGCGGGCAGGGGGGGCATGCGGTTGAGCCGGCTGATAACATCCAGCAGGGTTTTGTCCATATTGGTGGAAATGCCGAACTGAAGGTTGGCCCAGGCGCCGCCCTGGTTGGAATAGACATTCAGTTCCTCGAGCCCGGGAATGCCCTGGAGAATATCCTCAAGGGGCTCGGTGATTTCAGACTCCACTTCGGTGGGGGAGGCCGCCCGCCAGGGCGTCCAGATGGAAACCTGGGGGTATTCGATATTGGGGAACAGCTGGACCGGCAGTTTGCTGATGCTGAAGGCGCCGAAAAGAAAGATAATGGCCACGATAACGGCAACGACGGCCGGGTTTTTCAGGCTTTTCTCTGTCCAATTCATGTCAATCCCCTGTCCCTGGATGATGTCCTTAGGTTGTTCTCATCATCCGGGATACAGGGGAAATTATACAATTGGTATCTGTTTGCGATAAGCCGTTGGAAATTGGCGACGAACGGCTTAACGCTATTTGAAATAGTGGTTTTTAGCCCTGGCTCGGCATGGAAATGACATGCATATCCATCTGCGGATAGGGGATATTGATGCCTTTTTCATCCAGCTTGTGCTTGATGTTTTTGGTCAGGGCGAATTTCACCGGCCAGTAGTTGGCGTTGGCCGCCCAGGCCCGGACAATAATATTGACGGAACTGTCGCCAAGTTCGCCGACAAACATGGCGGCCTCGGGATCCTTCAGCACGCGCTCGTCGGCATCAAGGACCTCGCCGATCGCCTTCATGGCGTCATCGATATTGTCGTCATAGCCGATGCCGATGACCAGGTCCACACGAC
The DNA window shown above is from Emcibacter nanhaiensis and carries:
- a CDS encoding LytR/AlgR family response regulator transcription factor, which gives rise to MTKKIRTLLVDDEPLALRGLQIRLEEFDDIEIIGTCANGREAIKAIKTEKPDLVFLDIQMPGFDGFAVVKSLIREELPLIVFVTAYDNYAIQAFESHALDYLLKPVEEDRLAQSIQRVREQLQERLAIEQNARLVDLMRSMDEPPEELSEIINNTELSASSPFESHLSIKDRGQITRVDVSTIDWIDAAGDYMCLHAEGKTHILRETMKNMVKRLNPEIFQRVHRSTIINLNKVKELRPTSGGKYEIVLDGGAELQVSRNYRDVIARFL
- a CDS encoding sensor histidine kinase, producing MKTKLRNIIQYKESIFWLLQVTGWIAFCAIRTLNGYAHGRDPEYFYATLFGTLGGFIITLGLRYIYQKLRQVSPPPVTMLLSVTTAVVIGSLIFSTVEVWTYVQTYEPDWNPRGWEFLSNALYDVFVLLTWTGLYFIINNQIELQEQREKYLQAMAQAHQAQLKMLRYQLNPHFLFNTLNAISTLVLDKQTKEANNMLSKLSAFLRFSLVSQPMQKMTVDEELYALWLYLDIEKVRFQDRLELDFEVSEQAKLAMIPSLLLQPLVENAIKYAIAPLEDGGRITLRATVEDDKLVIVLSDNGPGLAVHKEIPMTSSGVGIANTRNRLEQLYPDDHELTIGSNSPKGLKITIKIPYEVKEEKLPEVAE
- a CDS encoding efflux RND transporter periplasmic adaptor subunit — protein: MTLSAVLHNGINKFTRASGKAGLLLLLALPVAAPMGAQAQDMPKPRVVVEKVVSTEMAPTLTVPGSVISMHDSRLAAETSATVDWVAEVGTQVKQGDPVARLNTRLLTLDLTNREADIKSAEAQITFRQKEVARLATLLKRDNISEARYDEAVSALDVLKQQLEQAKAERDRTKYLLDKSVIRAPVPGWVVERFISVGEYVSAGSEVVRLVDTKETEITAQAPLALVKGLKAGMNITVTNGTERIATPIRAIIPVGDNVSRMVEIRLEIPENLWIIGSAVRVNLPKDLPRTVTAIPRDALIVRAGRNYVFRVNDEGKSENVAVNTGAVEDNLIEVQGNLKAGDRVIIRGGETLRAGQDVEVVSGSDLS
- a CDS encoding efflux RND transporter permease subunit — protein: MNWTEKSLKNPAVVAVIVAIIFLFGAFSISKLPVQLFPNIEYPQVSIWTPWRAASPTEVESEITEPLEDILQGIPGLEELNVYSNQGGAWANLQFGISTNMDKTLLDVISRLNRMPPLPADADQPVLNMGGGQDSDRLIYYFIQKLPGNSNDVEDYMQYVNDTIIPRIESLEGVARVDNETNMPEEEVQIIFDPFKAAQLNIQIPRVAQLAGQSRDVSGGTIEEGRKRYTLRFQGRYTPEYLSNMILDWRDGTPIRLGDIADIKVQRGTLTDVGIQNGNPALSLNIFKEPGANTLATIERVNALADELNETILKEKGLTMQKSFDPSVFIKRAIGLLSSNLLIGVAFAVGILWWFLRQTRATFIIATTIPVCLLATFIVLQLTGRSLNVISLAGLAFATGMVLDAAIVVMENICRLREKGLKDTDACQVGAQQVWGALLASTATTVAIFIPVLFLEDVEGQLFADLALTIAIAVSFSLVVAVTILPVANKHFMHGKMPEDRNKATWKRISAGIMKVTNTPRKRYGWIFGLIGLSLLSSWLMFPKMDYLPPVKRDAVDMFLQIPPGTSSDVLRNEITATIVERLDPYMKGEKQPALKNYYILTWNGGQGGTIGIRAKDQGMVKELEKVVKEEITAGLPDVQAFGGQGNLFGGFGGNGSIEINVQSSDEEVLAKASARVTELIREVMPEAMVRAQQSGEQTQPQLIITPNDRRIQEAGWSRNEVARVVQTLGSGLYVGEYFDGDKRMNIILKTAPGENGEDIAAIPLATTSGGIMQLGELANVEATVGPQFIKRTNGRRTMSIDVVPPKGMALQEALEIIREKVEPAAREALGEEGSIIYGGSANQLKQAVNSLGTNFLLAFGLLFLILAALFKSPKDAALVVISIPLATVGGVAAIRLLNLITFQPLDLLTMIGFIILLGLVVNNAILLVVQTRKAESEGSERSEAVQTALELRMRPILMSTLTSIVGMLPLLMFPGEGSAIYRGLAASIVGGMTVSTIFTLLLMPSLLQLGRSNLRPKIVVSNRTYAQEDDKMIGVGE